In Nicotiana tabacum cultivar K326 chromosome 19, ASM71507v2, whole genome shotgun sequence, one DNA window encodes the following:
- the LOC107831859 gene encoding uncharacterized protein LOC107831859: protein MVNARKIDKYKRILGYQSYFSNCDNKIWIFWSSDYVIEILEDREQYVLLPISNSVGTQPFYISAVYAKCDETLRCRLWEEIRDVASWLMVHVGVVGDFNVVLCEEEKKGGRPFRVEDSLDFMACLSHCGLQDARYCGSQFTWSDNRDPPNTIWERLDWLKLKKVCSTLSAWSRQAFGDIYEEPKMLKSLIRSLDEAVISDPSPECRMHLSKARAEFTRFLKLQDSILRQKEKVKWLTEGDDNTTFFHVVIKDRKKKLNIQRIRDDNDNLMEGMKGVVGTTIRFFQQLFGAEITIEDLTMLDMVKRTVTKEDNAFSH, encoded by the exons ATGGTGAATGCCAGGAAGATTGACAAATATAAAAGGATACTGGGATATCAATCTTATTTTTCAAATTGTGACAACAAGATTTGGATATTTTGGTCCTCTGACTATGTGATAGAGATTCTGGAGGATAGAGAACAATACGTTCTCTTGCCGATTTCTAACTCTGTAGGTACTCAACCCTTTTACATTTCTGCTGTCTATGCAAAGTGTGATGAGACTTTGAGATGTCGCTTATGGGAGGAGATTAGAGATGTAGCCAGTTGGTTAATGGTCCATGTGGGGGTGGTGGGTGACTTTAATGTTGTTTTATGTGAGGAGGAGAAGAAAGGAGGAAGACCTTTCAGAGTTGAAGACAGTTTAGATTTTATGGCTTGTTTGTCTCACTGTGGACTTCAGGATGCTAGATATTGTGGCTCTCAGTTCACCTGGAGTGACAACAGGGATCCTCCTAATACTATTTGGGAGAGGTTGGACTGGCTG AAGCTTAAGAAAGTGTGCTCTACTCTCAGTGCTTGGTCTAGACAAGCTTTTGGTGATATATATGAAGAACCAAAGATGCTTAAATCTCTCATAAGAAGTTTGGATGAGGCAGTGATCTCTGATCCATCTCCTGAATGCAGAATGCACTTATCTAAAGCAAGAGCGGAATTTACCAGATTTTTGAAGTTGCAAGACTCAATTCTAAGGCAGAAGGAAAAAGTTAAATGGTTGACAGAGGGTGATGATAACACAACTTTCTTTCATGTTGTAATCAAGGATAGAAAGAAGAAATTAAACATCCAAAGGATCAGAGATGATAATGACAATCTTATGGAAGGTATGAAAGGCGTGGTAGGGACAACAATAAGATTCTTTCAACAACTATTTGGTGCTGAAATAACCATTGAAGATCTTACCATGCTGGATATGGTGAAGAGAACTGTTACTAAAGAGGATAATGCTTTTTCTCACTGA